The genomic DNA CAAGAAGAAGAGCTGCTCGAGCTGCTGCGAGCCCTCGTGCTGTGCCGACCCGTCGTGCTGTGCTTCGGACAGCTGCTGTGGCGAGCCGTCGTGCTGTGCCTCTGACAGCTGCTGCGAGCCGTCCTGCGGCTGCGACTCGTGCGGCAGCTGCTGCTCGAAGAAGCCTTGCCTGCTGGACAAGCTGTTCGGCAAGAAGAAGTGCTGCTCGAGCTGCTGCGAGCCCTCGTGCTGTGCCGACCCGTCGTGCTGTGCCGCTCCGAGCTGTGGCGCCCCGAGCTGCGGTTGTGGCAGCAGCCCTGTCTCGGCCCCGGCGCCGGTTCAGGTCAACGAGCCGACCCCGGTTCCGCCCGCCCCGATGTCCGACCCGAACGCTTCGGTTGGTCGTCAGCGTGACGTCGTCCGTGCCGCCTTCGCTCGCTAATCGCGAACCGGTCGACACGACAGCGGACAATTGAGTCCCCCTTTTGTGACCTGCCCCAGGCTTCGGCCTGGGGCAGGTTTTTTTTTGCGCCGACTGGTAGGTCCATTCACCAATGGCGAGCGCCAAAGGGGCTCCGCGTTGCCAGCTCGCGAACCGGCTACCCTACGGCTGCCGCCGCAGGTTGCTGGGGCGTCGGGAGAAGATTGCTAGAACCAGCGGCATCCACCGCATGCTTGCGTGAGGGTGAACCCGTGAGTGAGCGCAGCTGAGTGCCGCTAGCCGGCCTGCCGCGGGAGGATCGGCTTGAAGTCCTCGGCCGGCAGGATCATCTGGCTGATCTTCACGCCAAACTTCTCGCCCACCTTGACGGTCTCGCCGGTGGCGATCGGCTGGCCGCCGATCGAGATCTCGATCGGCGCGTCGCACGGCTTCTCAAAGGACAGGATCGAGCCCGGCCCGAGCGCCATGATCTCGTGCACGGTCTGCCGCTTCTCGGCGAGGGTCACCATCAGCGGCACCCGCACCTTCAGCAGGCTCTTGCTGTACGGGGGCAGCTGAGAGAAGTCGAAGATCCGCGGGCGGACAGGCTCGCCGGCCGCCCCGCTCGCTGGGGTCGGTTCGGAGGGTGCGGCCGACCCCTCTTTGCCCGCCTCGTCGCTTGCTTGGTCGTCGGCCTGCTCGGGCGCCGCTTCCTCCCCGGCCGCTCCGCCCTTGAGCACCTCGCCCGGCGAGCTCAGCGGCCACACCAGCCACAGCACGCCTTGGTCATCGCCCGACTTGAGCGTGATCGGCACGGCGGCCGCGCCGTCGGCCAGGCCGCCACGTCCGAGCGCCTCGCCGGCGTCGGTCACCCACGACGCCTCGAAGACGTCGGCCATCAGGGTTTCGGGAACGAGCAGCATGCTCAGTTCCTGCGCCAGCGTCGCTAGCTTGCTCTCGCCGGTCGGGTCGGGCGCCGGAGCCCAGTCGGGCGTCAGGCCACTCGACTCGGCGAGCATCGCCACCGCCCCCTCGCCCTCGAAAGCCATCAGCACCGCCAGGCTCGGTCCGCCGAATCCCTCGGGCGGGGCAGCCGGGTCGAAGGTGATCGACTCGCCGACCTCGAGCGTGAATTCACGATCGAGCGCCCGGGACAGCGCACCGGCTGCCTCCTCCGCCCCGGCCTGCGAGGCGGCGACGACATCGGCGGCGATTTCTGGCGTGAGCTCGGACAAGGGGCGGCCGGGGTGCTAGCAGTCGTGGGAGCAGGTTGCAGCGAGGGCGCGAGGCCTTCTCCCTCAGTATCGGCCGCCCAGCCGTTAATCTTTGCCCAGGCCGCCGCGCTGTTTGCTGGCGGCGGCGATGCGTATAATGGCCCGGCCTCATCGCGGTGCTAGCGTGCGTAGCCGATCCTGGGTTTGGTCCCACCCCTGGCGGGGTGGGCTGCCGTTGGGTGACGCTGGTTCGTGGGGGGGAGCCGTCCACGCTTACAAACCTTCTGCTTGCGATTGCTTTATGCCTACTGCCGCCGAACCCGCGTTTCCCGACGTCAAACCGTACAAGTCGCTCTCGAACGACGAGCTGTCCGCCCGGATCGAGGCGGTCCGCGCCGAGCTCGGCCCGCGGCTCCTGATCCTCGGTCACCACTACCAGCAAGACGAGGTAATCGCCCACGCGGACCTCAGCGGCGACAGCTACCAGCTCAGCCAGATGGCGGCCGACAGCAGCGACTGCCGGGCGATCGCGTTCTGCGGCGTGCACTTCATGGCCGAGACCGCCGACATCCTCGCCAACCGGCCCGAAAAGCTGGCCGAGCGCAACGGCGAGCTGGTCCGCGTGATCCTGCCCGACATGGCCGCCGGCTGCAGCATGGCCGACATGGCCGCCATCGGTCAGATCGAGGACGCCTGGAGCCAGCTCGGC from Posidoniimonas polymericola includes the following:
- a CDS encoding FliM/FliN family flagellar motor switch protein, with amino-acid sequence MSELTPEIAADVVAASQAGAEEAAGALSRALDREFTLEVGESITFDPAAPPEGFGGPSLAVLMAFEGEGAVAMLAESSGLTPDWAPAPDPTGESKLATLAQELSMLLVPETLMADVFEASWVTDAGEALGRGGLADGAAAVPITLKSGDDQGVLWLVWPLSSPGEVLKGGAAGEEAAPEQADDQASDEAGKEGSAAPSEPTPASGAAGEPVRPRIFDFSQLPPYSKSLLKVRVPLMVTLAEKRQTVHEIMALGPGSILSFEKPCDAPIEISIGGQPIATGETVKVGEKFGVKISQMILPAEDFKPILPRQAG